A genomic segment from Nematostella vectensis chromosome 6, jaNemVect1.1, whole genome shotgun sequence encodes:
- the LOC5506705 gene encoding uncharacterized protein LOC5506705 isoform X4, producing the protein MGRQSTSSPRCGWGKHVEFFHWVYHLVLWDLPRPYSRRVVAGGPRTDPRGGRSVYHIKGGLLPRKTCGTGSQSWCVSKSKGDSLVNNGIENPMCGSKITTGPISKPIYCRPGLRGRYVVLYIPGVNNRLEICEVMVNLNPSANLALNKSTAQSTTDHSGDASRAVDGNTDGDYGRGSCTHTQDQPNPWWRVDLGITQPVSEVFLVNRASGSERLHNAEVRVGDDLTDNGNTNPLCGDMFSMATLQKLSIYCKPRRSGRYVNVRLVGASMVLTLCEVEVYSESKAVILNKPPPPEVPEIYDIEATFANFTCPEAFGYPVPDVAWVLNGKVYQNGSSRHFRTPALEGVAYGDLTLECIVSNKHGSDFYQFPVKHLSHLMMCRDHQTKNHPTRAVTYKVTGSYSNDGDINETVWRRYEAGSAPMQLAESCVPTHRCNTKATGWMTEPHPSARDGVVQRTVCFHWDDDCCRYQTQIFVRRCHGFYVYRLKALKFAVEARYCTRALKTLYDESILMSQYIPPSGHDNYALRSHAVAIEQDVTVEDCVMFCMLDRRCQSLNYVTSSKTCEINNSTRHESEDDVTLRAGVLHYESVQFIQVND; encoded by the exons ATGGGAAGGCAGAGCACCTCCTCACCTCGCTGTGGATGGGGTAAACATGTCGAATTTTTTCACTGGGTCTACCATCTGGTGCTTTGGGACCTCCCCAGACCCTACTCACGGAGGGTGGTGGCGGGTGGACCTCGGACGGACCCACGTGGTGGACGAAGTGTTTATCATATCAAGGGGGGATTGTTGCCCAGAAAGACTTGCGGGACTGGAAGTCAGAGTTGGTGCGTATCTAAAAGCAAAG GAGACAGCCTGGTGAATAACGGCATAGAGAACCCCATGTGTGGAAGTAAGATAACCACGGGACCTATCAGCAAGCCCATCTACTGCAGGCCGGGTTTGCGAGGTCGCTACGTCGTACTTTACATCCCTGGAGTGAATAACAGACTTGAGATATGCGAGGTGATGGTCAACTTGAACCCATCAG CGAATCTAGCATTGAACAAATCTACTGCCCAGTCCACTACTGATCATTCTGGTGATGCTTCACGAGCTGTTGATGGGAACACTGACGGGGACTATGGTAGAGGAAGCTGCACGCATACACAGGATCAACCAAATCCCTGGTGGCGCGTGGACCTGGGCATTACTCAACCAGTCTCAGAAGTGTTCTTGGTGAATCGTGCATCAGGTTCAGAAAGACTACACAATGCTGAGGTCAGAGTTG GTGACGATCTGACCGATAACGGCAACACCAACCCTCTCTGTGGAGACATGTTCTCCATGGCAACACTGCAGAAGCTATCCATCTACTGCAAGCCGAGAAGATCGGGACGATATGTGAACGTACGTCTAGTGGGAGCTAGTATGGTACTCACCCTGTGTGAGGTGGAGGTGTACTCCGAGAGCAAAG CTGTGATCCTCAACAAACCCCCACCACCGGAGGTGCCTGAAATCTACGACATTGAAGCTACGTTTGCAAACTTTACATGCCCCGAGGCGTTCGGGTACCCTGTGCCAGATGTAGCCTGGGTACTTAATGGCAAAGTTTACCAAAACGGTTCTAGTCGTCATTTTCGGACACCAGCCTTGGAGGGGGTGGCGTATGGGGACTTGACATTGGAGTGCATCGTGTCCAACAAACACGGCTCTGACTTCTACCAGTTTCCTGTGAAGCATCTCA GTCACCTCATGATGTGTCGAGATCACCAGACCAAAAATCATCCCACACGAGCTGTCACATATAAAGTCACAGGGAGCTATAGCAACGACGGTGATATCAATGAGACGGTATGGCGGCGATACGAAGCGGGGTCAGCACCCATGCAG CTCGCCGAGTCGTGCGTACCTACCCATCGCTGCAACACCAAGGCCACCGGATGGATGACGGAACCTCACCCCAGCGCCCGCGATGGCGTGGTACAGCGGACAGTGTGTTTTCACTGGGACGATGATTGCTGCCGTTATCAGACGCAAATCTTTGTACGCCGTTGCCATGGATTCTACGTCTACAGACTTAAAGCGCTGAAGTTTGCTGTGGAGGCAAGATACTGCACTAGAG CTCTTAAGACACTATACGATGAAAGCATTTTGATGTCCCAGTACATACCACCATCCGGTCACGACAACTACGCGTTACGAAGTCACGCAGTCGCCATAGAGCAAGATGTCACGGTGGAAGATTGCGTTATGTTCTGCATGCTGGATCGCAGGTGTCAATCACTAAACTACGTCACAAGCAGCAAGACTTGCGAGATCAACAACTCGACCAGACACGAGAGCGAAGATGATGTTACATTGAGAGCAGGAGTACTCCATTACGAGTCTGTACAGTTTATACAAGTCAACGATTAG
- the LOC5506705 gene encoding uncharacterized protein LOC5506705 isoform X1, whose amino-acid sequence MKTVKVIIASLLVYLVLKAGIIKAGNLALRQSTKSLNIWEGRAPPHLAVDGVNMSNFFTGSTIWCFGTSPDPTHGGWWRVDLGRTHVVDEVFIISRGDCCPERLAGLEVRVGDSLVNNGIENPMCGSKITTGPISKPIYCRPGLRGRYVVLYIPGVNNRLEICEVMVNLNPSANLALNKSTAQSTTDHSGDASRAVDGNTDGDYGRGSCTHTQDQPNPWWRVDLGITQPVSEVFLVNRASGSERLHNAEVRVGDDLTDNGNTNPLCGDMFSMATLQKLSIYCKPRRSGRYVNVRLVGASMVLTLCEVEVYSESKAVILNKPPPPEVPEIYDIEATFANFTCPEAFGYPVPDVAWVLNGKVYQNGSSRHFRTPALEGVAYGDLTLECIVSNKHGSDFYQFPVKHLSHLMMCRDHQTKNHPTRAVTYKVTGSYSNDGDINETVWRRYEAGSAPMQLAESCVPTHRCNTKATGWMTEPHPSARDGVVQRTVCFHWDDDCCRYQTQIFVRRCHGFYVYRLKALKFAVEARYCTRALKTLYDESILMSQYIPPSGHDNYALRSHAVAIEQDVTVEDCVMFCMLDRRCQSLNYVTSSKTCEINNSTRHESEDDVTLRAGVLHYESVQFIQVND is encoded by the exons ATGAAAACAGTTAAG GTGATTATTGCTTCTCTTTTGGTCTACTTGGTACTTAAAGCTGGAATAATAAAGGCGG GAAACCTAGCTCTTCGCCAGTCCACCAAATCCTTGAATATATGGGAAGGCAGAGCACCTCCTCACCTCGCTGTGGATGGGGTAAACATGTCGAATTTTTTCACTGGGTCTACCATCTGGTGCTTTGGGACCTCCCCAGACCCTACTCACGGAGGGTGGTGGCGGGTGGACCTCGGACGGACCCACGTGGTGGACGAAGTGTTTATCATATCAAGGGGGGATTGTTGCCCAGAAAGACTTGCGGGACTGGAAGTCAGAGTTG GAGACAGCCTGGTGAATAACGGCATAGAGAACCCCATGTGTGGAAGTAAGATAACCACGGGACCTATCAGCAAGCCCATCTACTGCAGGCCGGGTTTGCGAGGTCGCTACGTCGTACTTTACATCCCTGGAGTGAATAACAGACTTGAGATATGCGAGGTGATGGTCAACTTGAACCCATCAG CGAATCTAGCATTGAACAAATCTACTGCCCAGTCCACTACTGATCATTCTGGTGATGCTTCACGAGCTGTTGATGGGAACACTGACGGGGACTATGGTAGAGGAAGCTGCACGCATACACAGGATCAACCAAATCCCTGGTGGCGCGTGGACCTGGGCATTACTCAACCAGTCTCAGAAGTGTTCTTGGTGAATCGTGCATCAGGTTCAGAAAGACTACACAATGCTGAGGTCAGAGTTG GTGACGATCTGACCGATAACGGCAACACCAACCCTCTCTGTGGAGACATGTTCTCCATGGCAACACTGCAGAAGCTATCCATCTACTGCAAGCCGAGAAGATCGGGACGATATGTGAACGTACGTCTAGTGGGAGCTAGTATGGTACTCACCCTGTGTGAGGTGGAGGTGTACTCCGAGAGCAAAG CTGTGATCCTCAACAAACCCCCACCACCGGAGGTGCCTGAAATCTACGACATTGAAGCTACGTTTGCAAACTTTACATGCCCCGAGGCGTTCGGGTACCCTGTGCCAGATGTAGCCTGGGTACTTAATGGCAAAGTTTACCAAAACGGTTCTAGTCGTCATTTTCGGACACCAGCCTTGGAGGGGGTGGCGTATGGGGACTTGACATTGGAGTGCATCGTGTCCAACAAACACGGCTCTGACTTCTACCAGTTTCCTGTGAAGCATCTCA GTCACCTCATGATGTGTCGAGATCACCAGACCAAAAATCATCCCACACGAGCTGTCACATATAAAGTCACAGGGAGCTATAGCAACGACGGTGATATCAATGAGACGGTATGGCGGCGATACGAAGCGGGGTCAGCACCCATGCAG CTCGCCGAGTCGTGCGTACCTACCCATCGCTGCAACACCAAGGCCACCGGATGGATGACGGAACCTCACCCCAGCGCCCGCGATGGCGTGGTACAGCGGACAGTGTGTTTTCACTGGGACGATGATTGCTGCCGTTATCAGACGCAAATCTTTGTACGCCGTTGCCATGGATTCTACGTCTACAGACTTAAAGCGCTGAAGTTTGCTGTGGAGGCAAGATACTGCACTAGAG CTCTTAAGACACTATACGATGAAAGCATTTTGATGTCCCAGTACATACCACCATCCGGTCACGACAACTACGCGTTACGAAGTCACGCAGTCGCCATAGAGCAAGATGTCACGGTGGAAGATTGCGTTATGTTCTGCATGCTGGATCGCAGGTGTCAATCACTAAACTACGTCACAAGCAGCAAGACTTGCGAGATCAACAACTCGACCAGACACGAGAGCGAAGATGATGTTACATTGAGAGCAGGAGTACTCCATTACGAGTCTGTACAGTTTATACAAGTCAACGATTAG